The genomic window GATTATAGGATAAACGTGTTTAACAATTACAACAAGCTGCACAAAATAATGGGGCAGCCCGGTACCAGTTCACGTGCGGCAAAATTAATGGTGAAAGCATTAACTAATCCCAGGCATTAGCATGGGGCAATATTAAACCATACATTCATGTGGAGTTTATATCGTAAAGAAATAGCATCCTTTTTTAGTTCGGTTACCGGTTACCTGGTGGCAGGTGTATTTTTGGTGCTTACAGGTTTATTTTTATGGGTAATACCGGGTCAAATGAATATCTTGTTTGGCGGTTATGCCAGTTTGGATTCCTTATTTTATCTGGCACCCTGGCTTTACCTTTTTTTGGTGCCGGCTGTTACCATGCGTTTGTTTGCCGATGAAAAACGTACCGGCACCATGGAATTGTTATACACCCGTCCCTTGAGCGAGTGGCATATCGTAGTGGCCAAGTATGTGGCAGGCGTAACTTTGGTTGTTATCAGCTTGTTGCCCACTTTAATCTATTTTTACACTGTTGTTCAGCTGGGTAACCCTGTGGGTAATATCGACTTTGGCGGAACCTGGGGTTCTTTTATCGGATTGCTTTTTTTGTCGGGGATTTATGTTGCTATCGGGGTTTTTTGTTCCTCGCTCACCGATAACCAAATTGTATCTTTTATCATGGCGGTATTGCTCAGTTTTGTGTTTTATTATGGCTTTGAAGCCCTCTCGCAAATGGTATCGGGCAGCAGCCAATCCTTCATTGTTTTTATGGGAATCGATGAGCATTATCAGTCGATGAGCCGGGGCGTATTGGATTCAAGAGATGTGCTTTATTTTTTAAGTATGATATGGCTGTTTATGTACCTTACGCGCACAGTTTTAAGAAGTAAAAAATGGTGATGATTATAAGTTTTGATATCCTGTTAAGGCAATACAGGTGGTATCTTAATACTTATTTTAACGTATGAAACGTGCATTACAGTTCAATCATTTAATTTACATATAGGGGAATGATGTGATTTTTCGTGGGTGTAACATATGACCGATGAAAGAAAATATAATCGTATGAAAAAAGTCAATAAAATAAAAGATATACGAAACCTGGTTGTTTTGGTTCTTGCCATGGTGCTCCTTAACCTATTGGGGGGCGCGTGGTTCTTCCGTTTGGACTTAACCACTGAGAAGCGCTATTCGCTGTCGGACAATACAAAGGAGCTGTTGGCGGGTTTAGATAATCCTATTGATATAAAGGTTTATTTAAAAGGTGATTTAAATGTTGATTTTTCGAAGTTTGCCCGATCGATTGGCGAATTGATGAACGAATTTAGCATTTATGGCGGACGAAATATCCAATACCAATTTATAAACCCTAACGACGGTACCCAAAAAGAAAAGAAAAAAATGCGCGAAGAGCTGTCGGAGATGGGCTTAAGCCCGCAACCCGTATTTGAGCAGTCGGAAGATGGACGCAATACCACTACCCATGTATATCCTTTTGCCGTGTTAACGCTCGATGATATACGCTTACCCATTAATTTGTTGGATAATATAAAAGGCTTTTCGGGTGCCGAAAACCTAAACAAGTCGATAGAAGGACTGGAGTTTAAGTTTACTGATGCCATACGCAGGATAACACTCGATGATAAGCCCAGGATTGCCTTTTTGGAGGGCCACGGCGAATTGGACGAGCTGGACGTAATGGACATTACGGATCACCTGTCGCAGTATTATCAGGTGGAAAGAGGAGCTATTGCCAACGATCCCACTATCCTGGATCCGTACAAAGCCATTATCATTGCCAAACCCCAAAGCCAATTTTCTGAAAGCGATAAGTTTGCCATCGATCAATATATGATGAATGGAGGCCGCGTGCTGTGGTTGGTAGATGCCGTTAACATCACCCTGGATAGTCTGCGTAGCGCCTCTGAAACAATTGGCATGATGGCCGATTTGAATATAGAGGATCAACTGTTTAAATATGGTGTACGTATCAACCCTGTACTTATTCAGGATATCCAGGCCGCCATGATACCCATAACGGTTAGTGGTGCGGGCGGCGAACCCAAAATTGTACCCGCTCCCTGGCTTTACAGTCCTCTGCTAATTCCTCAGCCCGATCATCCTATTTCGCGTAATATGAATGTGGTGCGGGGCGAGTTTGTGAGTTCCATCGATACAGTAAATAGTCAATTGGATATTACGCGTACTGTATTACTGCGTACCTCGCGCTATACTAAAGTTGATCAGGTTCCTGTTTTTGTAAGTCTGGGCTTTGTGAATGAAAAACCCGACCGCAGGGCTTTCACCCAATCTTTTATGCCCGTTTCTATTATTCAGGAGGGTATTTTTCCATCGGTGTTCGAAAACAGGATGGTGCCTCAAAATATGTCGGCCAATGCCGGGCCG from Saccharicrinis carchari includes these protein-coding regions:
- the gldF gene encoding gliding motility-associated ABC transporter permease subunit GldF: MWSLYRKEIASFFSSVTGYLVAGVFLVLTGLFLWVIPGQMNILFGGYASLDSLFYLAPWLYLFLVPAVTMRLFADEKRTGTMELLYTRPLSEWHIVVAKYVAGVTLVVISLLPTLIYFYTVVQLGNPVGNIDFGGTWGSFIGLLFLSGIYVAIGVFCSSLTDNQIVSFIMAVLLSFVFYYGFEALSQMVSGSSQSFIVFMGIDEHYQSMSRGVLDSRDVLYFLSMIWLFMYLTRTVLRSKKW
- the gldG gene encoding gliding motility-associated ABC transporter substrate-binding protein GldG; amino-acid sequence: MKKVNKIKDIRNLVVLVLAMVLLNLLGGAWFFRLDLTTEKRYSLSDNTKELLAGLDNPIDIKVYLKGDLNVDFSKFARSIGELMNEFSIYGGRNIQYQFINPNDGTQKEKKKMREELSEMGLSPQPVFEQSEDGRNTTTHVYPFAVLTLDDIRLPINLLDNIKGFSGAENLNKSIEGLEFKFTDAIRRITLDDKPRIAFLEGHGELDELDVMDITDHLSQYYQVERGAIANDPTILDPYKAIIIAKPQSQFSESDKFAIDQYMMNGGRVLWLVDAVNITLDSLRSASETIGMMADLNIEDQLFKYGVRINPVLIQDIQAAMIPITVSGAGGEPKIVPAPWLYSPLLIPQPDHPISRNMNVVRGEFVSSIDTVNSQLDITRTVLLRTSRYTKVDQVPVFVSLGFVNEKPDRRAFTQSFMPVSIIQEGIFPSVFENRMVPQNMSANAGPVKNRSVPTKMMVVADGDLIKNEVRFKNSNPKIMPLGFDQLSGQTFGNKDFILNAVNYLCDDSGWMDLRARSYTLRLLDKNKVANESLYWKVVNMVLPLLSILILALVFTFYRRYRYRR